In one window of Ruminococcus hominis DNA:
- a CDS encoding MATE family efflux transporter produces MNSRSNTQAMETEKIPRLLAQLAIPAVVAQIINLLYNIVDRIYIGHISGVGAAALTGVGLFTPILMLINAFAMLAGSGGAPRAAISMGKKDNKTAEQILGNCFALLVLMAIILTIIFFILAPKLLTLFGASAKTLPYAVAYARIYILGSIFVLIVLGMNPFITTQGFAKISMLTTIIGAVINIILDPIFIFVFNLGVRGAAIATVLSQAVGAIWILRFLSGEKTILHLKKENFRLQKDIILPCLALGVSTFVMLSTESILSISFTSSLSRYGGDIAVGAMTIITSISQLATLPLQGICQGGQPIMSYNFGAGNKDRVKKAFFTQFKVCAIFTTLFCIIVTAFPRLFAGIFSNNTELITYTAWALRIYMAGIFSLGFQVCCQQSFMALGQAKVSLLLACLRKLILLIPLIFILPLFIQNKVFAVFLAEPISDILAAIITTITFLSRFNKILDKE; encoded by the coding sequence ATGAATAGTAGGTCTAACACACAAGCGATGGAAACTGAAAAAATACCACGTCTTTTGGCACAGCTTGCAATTCCGGCTGTTGTTGCGCAAATTATTAACCTTTTATATAACATTGTAGACCGCATCTACATTGGACATATTTCAGGCGTTGGTGCCGCAGCTTTAACCGGAGTCGGATTATTTACCCCAATCCTTATGTTGATCAATGCATTTGCCATGCTTGCCGGTTCCGGTGGTGCCCCACGTGCTGCAATTTCAATGGGAAAGAAGGATAACAAAACAGCTGAACAAATTCTGGGAAACTGTTTCGCACTTCTGGTTCTTATGGCCATAATCCTTACCATAATTTTCTTTATTTTAGCACCAAAACTTCTGACTTTATTTGGAGCGAGTGCAAAAACACTCCCTTATGCTGTAGCATATGCGAGAATTTATATTCTTGGAAGCATTTTTGTCTTAATTGTTCTTGGAATGAATCCCTTTATCACAACACAGGGATTTGCCAAAATCAGCATGCTCACAACAATAATCGGTGCCGTAATCAATATCATTCTCGACCCGATTTTTATTTTTGTATTTAATCTCGGAGTAAGAGGAGCTGCAATCGCCACTGTTTTAAGTCAGGCAGTCGGAGCAATATGGATTCTTAGATTCTTATCTGGGGAAAAGACGATTTTACATCTGAAGAAAGAAAATTTTAGATTACAAAAAGATATTATTTTACCTTGTCTTGCACTTGGTGTTTCCACATTTGTCATGCTGTCCACAGAAAGTATCCTTTCGATCAGCTTTACTTCCAGCCTTTCAAGATACGGCGGAGATATTGCTGTTGGTGCCATGACGATTATTACAAGCATCAGTCAGCTTGCCACCTTACCGCTTCAGGGAATTTGTCAGGGTGGTCAGCCAATCATGAGTTACAACTTTGGTGCCGGAAATAAAGACCGCGTCAAGAAAGCCTTTTTTACACAATTTAAAGTATGTGCAATATTTACAACCCTTTTCTGTATTATTGTAACTGCATTTCCAAGACTCTTTGCCGGAATTTTTTCTAATAATACGGAATTAATCACTTATACTGCATGGGCTTTAAGAATTTATATGGCCGGAATCTTTTCCCTCGGTTTTCAAGTCTGCTGCCAGCAAAGTTTTATGGCTCTTGGGCAGGCAAAGGTCAGTCTGTTGCTTGCCTGTTTAAGAAAACTGATTTTATTGATTCCTTTAATCTTTATCCTGCCACTTTTTATCCAGAATAAAGTATTTGCCGTCTTTTTAGCTGAACCTATCAGTGATATACTGGCTGCGATAATCACAACAATAACTTTCTTAAGCCGGTTCAATAAAATACTAGATAAAGAATAA